The following coding sequences lie in one Desmodus rotundus isolate HL8 chromosome 1, HLdesRot8A.1, whole genome shotgun sequence genomic window:
- the ITGAD gene encoding integrin alpha-D isoform X2, whose product MHCSVMALGIMLFLSVLASYRGFNLDVEEPMVFQEDAAGFGHTVAQFGRSRLLVGAPLEVVVVNQTGRLYNCDAASGLCQPISLHTSPQAVNMSLGLSLVASINRSRLLACGPTMQRACGENMYVEGSCLLLGSQLQIIQTVPSVQPECPNQEMDIVFLIDGSGSIGQSDFKQMKDFVRAVMGQFEGTNTLDIHFTFAKFQTSSSPQSLVDPIVQMGGRTFTATGIQTVVKELFHSKNGARKSAKKILIVITDGQKYKDPLEYSDVIPQAEKAGIIRYAIGVGDAFQEPTAKQELNMIGSAPLQDHVFKVDNFAALGSIQKQLQEKIFAVEGTQSRTSSSFQYEMSQEGFSSVLTTDGPVLGAVGSFSWSGGAFVYSPNGSPTFINMSQENVDMRDSYLGYSTELALWKGVKSLVLGAPRHQHTGKVVIFTQVSGKWRPKAEVTGTQIGSYFGASLCSVDVDRDGSSDLVLIGAPHYFEPTRGGQVSVCPLPQGRARWQCEVILRGEQGHPWGRFGTALTMLGDVNGDKLTDVAIGAPGEQENQGAVYLFHGTSGLGISLSHSQRITGSQFSPRLQHFGQSLSGGQDLTLDGLVDLAVGAQGHALLLRTRPVLRVWVNIHVTPAEIARSVYECKEHTSSGQELGDANVCLRIYGSPKNRLGDLQSSVTFDLTLDPGRLNPRAIFKETSSRSLTRVRVLGLGRHCEDVKLLLPTCVEDSVTPLTLRLNFSLVGNPISAFGNLQPMLAMDAPRYYTASLPFEKNCGVDHVCQDDLGISFGFSGMKTLVVGSNLELNMEVKVWNDGEDSYGTTVTFSYPTGLSYRRVAGSQSQLQSRSLHLTCDSAPARGRDSWSTRCSIKHLIFREGAQITFVATFDVSPKAMLGDRLLLMANVSSENNTPRTSKTTFQLELPVKYAVYAVISSHEQSTKYLNFSASEEKGSSLAQHRYQVNNLGQRDLPVSISFLVPVELNQVTVWTGLKILHPQNPSIQCSAERMVPTESNFLTHIQKNRVLDCSIADCLRFRCDIPSFGVQEELDFILKGNLSFSWVSQTLQKKVSVVSVAEITFDRSVYSQLPGQEAFLRAQMEMVLEEYEVYDPIPLVVGSSVGGLLLLALITVTLYKLGFFKRQYKEMLDDKPEDTATFSRDAPNLPLS is encoded by the exons ATGCACTGCTCTGTGATGGCCCTTGGAATTATGCTCTTTCTGAGTG TTCTGGCTTCTTATCGTGGGTTCAACTTGGATGTGGAAGAGCCCATGGTCTTCCAAGAGGATGCAGCTGGCTTTGGACACACCGTGGCCCAGTTCGGCAGATCTAG ACTCCTGGTGGGAGCCCCCCTGGAGGTGGTGGTAGTCAACCAAACGGGAAGGTTGTACAACTGTGATGCTGCCTCTGGCCTATGTCAGCCCATTTCACTGCACA CCTCCCCACAGGCTGTGAACATGTCTCTGGGCCTGTCCCTAGTGGCCTCGATCAACCGCTCCAGGTTGTTG GCCTGTGGCCCGACCATGCAAAGAGCCTGTGGGGAGAACATGTATGTAGAAGGTTCCTGCCTCCTGTTGGGCTCCCAGCTGCAGATTATCCAGACAGTCCCCAGTGTCCAACCAG agTGTCCAAATCAAGAGATGGATATTGTCTTCCTGATTGATGGCTCTGGCAGCATTGGCCAGAGTGACTTTAAGCAGATGAAGGACTTTGTCAGAGCTGTGATGGGCCAGTTTGAGGGGACCAACACCCTG GACATCCACTTCACCTTCGCCAAATTCCAGACCAGCTCGAGCCCTCAGAGCCTGGTGGATCCCATCGTGCAAATGGGAGGACGGACGTTTACAGCCACGGGAATCCAGACAGTGGT GAAAGAACTATTTCATAGTAAGAACGGAGCCCGCAAAAGTGCCAAGAAGATCCTCATTGTTATCACAGATGGACAGAAATACAAAGACCCCCTGGAATACAGTGACGTCATCCCCCAGGCTGAGAAAGCTGGCATTATTCGCTATGCCATCGGG GTGGGTGATGCCTTCCAGGAGCCCACTGCCAAGCAAGAGCTGAACATGATTGGCTCAGCGCCCTTGCAGGACCACGTGTTCAAGGTGGACAACTTTGCAGCACTTGGCAGCATCCAGAAGCAGCTgcaggagaaaatctttgcagTTGAAG GAACCCAGTCGAGGACAAGTAGCTCTTTCCAGTATGAGATGTCACAAGAAGGCTTCAGTTCAGTACTCACAACG GATGGACCAGTtctgggggctgtggggagctTCAGCTGGTCTGGAGGTGCCTTTGTGTACTCCCCAAATGGGAGTCCCACGTTCATCAACATGTCTCAGGAGAATGTGGACATGAGGGACTCCTACCTGG GTTACTCCACTGAGCTGGCGCTTTGGAAGGGGGTGAAGAGCTTGGTCCTGGGGGCCCCCCGCCATCAGCACACCGGGAAGGTTGTCATCTTTACCCAGGTGTCCGGGAAATGGAGGCCGAAGGCTGAAGTCACAGGAACCCAG ATTGGCTCCTACTTTGGGGCCTCCCTCTGCTCCGTGGACGTGGACAGAGATGGCAGCTCTGACCTGGTCCTCATCGGGGCTCCCCATTACTTCGAGCCCACCCGGGGGGGCCAGGTGTCTGTGTGCCCCTTGCCCCAGGGG AGAGCTAGGTGGCAGTGTGAGGTCATTCTCCGTGGGGAGCAGGGCCACCCCTGGGGACGCTTCGGGACAGCCCTGACCATGCTGGGGGACGTGAATGGGGACAAGCTCACGGATGTGGCCATCGGGGCCCCGGGAGAACAGGAGAACCAGGGTGCTGTCTACCTGTTTCATGGGACCTCAGGACTGGGCATCAGCCTGTCCCACAGCCAG AGGATCACAGGATCCCAGTTCTCCCCCAGACTCCAGCATTTTGGACAGTCGCTGAGTGGGGGTCAAGATCTCACCCTGGACGGACTTGTGGACCTGGCCGTGGGGGCCCAGGGGCACGCACTGCTGCTCAG GACCAGACCTGTGCTGAGGGTGTGGGTGAACATCCATGTAACACCTGCAGAGATTGCTAGGTCTGTGTATGAGTGTAAGGAGCACACCTCCTCTGGCCAGGAACTGGGTGATGCCAATGTCTGCCTTCGCATTTATGGAAGTCCCAAGAACCGGCTGG GTGACCTCCAAAGCTCTGTGACCTTTGATTTGACCCTGGACCCTGGCCGCCTGAACCCCCGTGCCATTTTCAAGGAGACAAGCAGTCGGAGTCTCACTCGTGTCAGAGTTCTTGGGCTGGGACGGCACTGTGAGGATGTGAAGTTGCTCCTTCCG ACTTGTGTGGAAGACTCGGTGACCCCCCTCACCTTGCGTCTCAATTTCTCCCTGGTGGGCAACCCCATCTCTGCCTTTGGAAACCTCCAGCCTATGCTGGCTATGGATGCTCCCAGATACTACACAGCCTCT CTCCCCTTTGAGAAGAACTGTGGAGTTGACCACGTCTGCCAGGATGACCTGGGCATCTCCTTTGGTTTCTCAGG CATGAAGACCCTGGTGGTGGGAAGTAACCTAGAGCTGAACATGGAAGTGAAAGTATGGAATGATGGGGAGGACTCCTATGGAACCACAGTCACCTTCTCCTACCCAACGGGGCTGTCTTATCGACgtgtggcaggcagccag AGCCAGCTGCAGTCACGCTCCCTGCACCTGACCTGTGACAGCGCCCCAGCCAGAGGCCGGGACAGCTGGAGCACCCGCTGCAGCATCAAACACCTTATCTTCCGTGAGGGTGCTCAG ATCACCTTCGTGGCCACCTTTGATGTCTCCCCCAAGGCCATGCTGGGAGACCGGCTGCTTCTAATGGCCAATGTGAGCAG tGAGAATAACACCCCCAGGACCAGCAAGACCACCTTCCAGCTGGAGCTCCCAGTGAAGTATGCTGTCTACGCCGTGATCAGCAG CCATGAACAATCCACCAAGTACCTCAACTTCTCTGCCTCTGAGGAGAAGGGAAGCAGCCTGGCCCAGCACAGATACCAG GTGAACAACCTGGGACAGAGGGACCTGCCTGTCAGCATCAGCTTCTTGGTGCCTGTGGAGCTGAACCAGGTGACTGTGTGGACAGGGTTGAAGATCCTCCACCCCCAG AACCCATCTATTCAGTGCTCTGCAGAGAGAATGGTGCCCACAGAGTCCAACTTCCTGACCCACATTCAGAAGAATCGTGTGCTG GACTGTTCCATTGCTGACTGCCTGAGGTTCCGCTGTGACATCCCCTCCTTTGGCGTCCAGGAGGAGCTTGACTTCATCTTGAAGGGCAACCTCAGCTTCAGCTGGGTCAGCCAG ACATTGCAGAAGAAGGTATCGGTCGTGAGTGTGGCTGAAATCACGTTCGACAGATCTGTGTATTCCCAGCTTCCGGGACAGGAGGCGTTTTTGAGAGCTCAG ATGGAGATGGTGCTAGAAGAGTATGAGGTTTATGATCCCATCCCTCTCGTTGTGGGCAGCTCTGTTGGTGGACTGCTGCTGCTGGCTCTCATCACAGTGACACTCTACAAG CTTGGCTTCTTCAAACGTCAGTACAAAGAAATGCTGGATGACAAGCCTGAAGACACTGCTACATTCAGCAGGGATGCCCCAAATTTGCCTTTGTCCTAA
- the ITGAD gene encoding integrin alpha-D isoform X1, with protein MHCSVMALGIMLFLSVLASYRGFNLDVEEPMVFQEDAAGFGHTVAQFGRSRLLVGAPLEVVVVNQTGRLYNCDAASGLCQPISLHTSPQAVNMSLGLSLVASINRSRLLACGPTMQRACGENMYVEGSCLLLGSQLQIIQTVPSVQPECPNQEMDIVFLIDGSGSIGQSDFKQMKDFVRAVMGQFEGTNTLFSLMQYSNLQDIHFTFAKFQTSSSPQSLVDPIVQMGGRTFTATGIQTVVKELFHSKNGARKSAKKILIVITDGQKYKDPLEYSDVIPQAEKAGIIRYAIGVGDAFQEPTAKQELNMIGSAPLQDHVFKVDNFAALGSIQKQLQEKIFAVEGTQSRTSSSFQYEMSQEGFSSVLTTDGPVLGAVGSFSWSGGAFVYSPNGSPTFINMSQENVDMRDSYLGYSTELALWKGVKSLVLGAPRHQHTGKVVIFTQVSGKWRPKAEVTGTQIGSYFGASLCSVDVDRDGSSDLVLIGAPHYFEPTRGGQVSVCPLPQGRARWQCEVILRGEQGHPWGRFGTALTMLGDVNGDKLTDVAIGAPGEQENQGAVYLFHGTSGLGISLSHSQRITGSQFSPRLQHFGQSLSGGQDLTLDGLVDLAVGAQGHALLLRTRPVLRVWVNIHVTPAEIARSVYECKEHTSSGQELGDANVCLRIYGSPKNRLGDLQSSVTFDLTLDPGRLNPRAIFKETSSRSLTRVRVLGLGRHCEDVKLLLPTCVEDSVTPLTLRLNFSLVGNPISAFGNLQPMLAMDAPRYYTASLPFEKNCGVDHVCQDDLGISFGFSGMKTLVVGSNLELNMEVKVWNDGEDSYGTTVTFSYPTGLSYRRVAGSQSQLQSRSLHLTCDSAPARGRDSWSTRCSIKHLIFREGAQITFVATFDVSPKAMLGDRLLLMANVSSENNTPRTSKTTFQLELPVKYAVYAVISSHEQSTKYLNFSASEEKGSSLAQHRYQVNNLGQRDLPVSISFLVPVELNQVTVWTGLKILHPQNPSIQCSAERMVPTESNFLTHIQKNRVLDCSIADCLRFRCDIPSFGVQEELDFILKGNLSFSWVSQTLQKKVSVVSVAEITFDRSVYSQLPGQEAFLRAQMEMVLEEYEVYDPIPLVVGSSVGGLLLLALITVTLYKLGFFKRQYKEMLDDKPEDTATFSRDAPNLPLS; from the exons ATGCACTGCTCTGTGATGGCCCTTGGAATTATGCTCTTTCTGAGTG TTCTGGCTTCTTATCGTGGGTTCAACTTGGATGTGGAAGAGCCCATGGTCTTCCAAGAGGATGCAGCTGGCTTTGGACACACCGTGGCCCAGTTCGGCAGATCTAG ACTCCTGGTGGGAGCCCCCCTGGAGGTGGTGGTAGTCAACCAAACGGGAAGGTTGTACAACTGTGATGCTGCCTCTGGCCTATGTCAGCCCATTTCACTGCACA CCTCCCCACAGGCTGTGAACATGTCTCTGGGCCTGTCCCTAGTGGCCTCGATCAACCGCTCCAGGTTGTTG GCCTGTGGCCCGACCATGCAAAGAGCCTGTGGGGAGAACATGTATGTAGAAGGTTCCTGCCTCCTGTTGGGCTCCCAGCTGCAGATTATCCAGACAGTCCCCAGTGTCCAACCAG agTGTCCAAATCAAGAGATGGATATTGTCTTCCTGATTGATGGCTCTGGCAGCATTGGCCAGAGTGACTTTAAGCAGATGAAGGACTTTGTCAGAGCTGTGATGGGCCAGTTTGAGGGGACCAACACCCTG TTCTCTCTGATGCAGTACTCAAACCTTCAGGACATCCACTTCACCTTCGCCAAATTCCAGACCAGCTCGAGCCCTCAGAGCCTGGTGGATCCCATCGTGCAAATGGGAGGACGGACGTTTACAGCCACGGGAATCCAGACAGTGGT GAAAGAACTATTTCATAGTAAGAACGGAGCCCGCAAAAGTGCCAAGAAGATCCTCATTGTTATCACAGATGGACAGAAATACAAAGACCCCCTGGAATACAGTGACGTCATCCCCCAGGCTGAGAAAGCTGGCATTATTCGCTATGCCATCGGG GTGGGTGATGCCTTCCAGGAGCCCACTGCCAAGCAAGAGCTGAACATGATTGGCTCAGCGCCCTTGCAGGACCACGTGTTCAAGGTGGACAACTTTGCAGCACTTGGCAGCATCCAGAAGCAGCTgcaggagaaaatctttgcagTTGAAG GAACCCAGTCGAGGACAAGTAGCTCTTTCCAGTATGAGATGTCACAAGAAGGCTTCAGTTCAGTACTCACAACG GATGGACCAGTtctgggggctgtggggagctTCAGCTGGTCTGGAGGTGCCTTTGTGTACTCCCCAAATGGGAGTCCCACGTTCATCAACATGTCTCAGGAGAATGTGGACATGAGGGACTCCTACCTGG GTTACTCCACTGAGCTGGCGCTTTGGAAGGGGGTGAAGAGCTTGGTCCTGGGGGCCCCCCGCCATCAGCACACCGGGAAGGTTGTCATCTTTACCCAGGTGTCCGGGAAATGGAGGCCGAAGGCTGAAGTCACAGGAACCCAG ATTGGCTCCTACTTTGGGGCCTCCCTCTGCTCCGTGGACGTGGACAGAGATGGCAGCTCTGACCTGGTCCTCATCGGGGCTCCCCATTACTTCGAGCCCACCCGGGGGGGCCAGGTGTCTGTGTGCCCCTTGCCCCAGGGG AGAGCTAGGTGGCAGTGTGAGGTCATTCTCCGTGGGGAGCAGGGCCACCCCTGGGGACGCTTCGGGACAGCCCTGACCATGCTGGGGGACGTGAATGGGGACAAGCTCACGGATGTGGCCATCGGGGCCCCGGGAGAACAGGAGAACCAGGGTGCTGTCTACCTGTTTCATGGGACCTCAGGACTGGGCATCAGCCTGTCCCACAGCCAG AGGATCACAGGATCCCAGTTCTCCCCCAGACTCCAGCATTTTGGACAGTCGCTGAGTGGGGGTCAAGATCTCACCCTGGACGGACTTGTGGACCTGGCCGTGGGGGCCCAGGGGCACGCACTGCTGCTCAG GACCAGACCTGTGCTGAGGGTGTGGGTGAACATCCATGTAACACCTGCAGAGATTGCTAGGTCTGTGTATGAGTGTAAGGAGCACACCTCCTCTGGCCAGGAACTGGGTGATGCCAATGTCTGCCTTCGCATTTATGGAAGTCCCAAGAACCGGCTGG GTGACCTCCAAAGCTCTGTGACCTTTGATTTGACCCTGGACCCTGGCCGCCTGAACCCCCGTGCCATTTTCAAGGAGACAAGCAGTCGGAGTCTCACTCGTGTCAGAGTTCTTGGGCTGGGACGGCACTGTGAGGATGTGAAGTTGCTCCTTCCG ACTTGTGTGGAAGACTCGGTGACCCCCCTCACCTTGCGTCTCAATTTCTCCCTGGTGGGCAACCCCATCTCTGCCTTTGGAAACCTCCAGCCTATGCTGGCTATGGATGCTCCCAGATACTACACAGCCTCT CTCCCCTTTGAGAAGAACTGTGGAGTTGACCACGTCTGCCAGGATGACCTGGGCATCTCCTTTGGTTTCTCAGG CATGAAGACCCTGGTGGTGGGAAGTAACCTAGAGCTGAACATGGAAGTGAAAGTATGGAATGATGGGGAGGACTCCTATGGAACCACAGTCACCTTCTCCTACCCAACGGGGCTGTCTTATCGACgtgtggcaggcagccag AGCCAGCTGCAGTCACGCTCCCTGCACCTGACCTGTGACAGCGCCCCAGCCAGAGGCCGGGACAGCTGGAGCACCCGCTGCAGCATCAAACACCTTATCTTCCGTGAGGGTGCTCAG ATCACCTTCGTGGCCACCTTTGATGTCTCCCCCAAGGCCATGCTGGGAGACCGGCTGCTTCTAATGGCCAATGTGAGCAG tGAGAATAACACCCCCAGGACCAGCAAGACCACCTTCCAGCTGGAGCTCCCAGTGAAGTATGCTGTCTACGCCGTGATCAGCAG CCATGAACAATCCACCAAGTACCTCAACTTCTCTGCCTCTGAGGAGAAGGGAAGCAGCCTGGCCCAGCACAGATACCAG GTGAACAACCTGGGACAGAGGGACCTGCCTGTCAGCATCAGCTTCTTGGTGCCTGTGGAGCTGAACCAGGTGACTGTGTGGACAGGGTTGAAGATCCTCCACCCCCAG AACCCATCTATTCAGTGCTCTGCAGAGAGAATGGTGCCCACAGAGTCCAACTTCCTGACCCACATTCAGAAGAATCGTGTGCTG GACTGTTCCATTGCTGACTGCCTGAGGTTCCGCTGTGACATCCCCTCCTTTGGCGTCCAGGAGGAGCTTGACTTCATCTTGAAGGGCAACCTCAGCTTCAGCTGGGTCAGCCAG ACATTGCAGAAGAAGGTATCGGTCGTGAGTGTGGCTGAAATCACGTTCGACAGATCTGTGTATTCCCAGCTTCCGGGACAGGAGGCGTTTTTGAGAGCTCAG ATGGAGATGGTGCTAGAAGAGTATGAGGTTTATGATCCCATCCCTCTCGTTGTGGGCAGCTCTGTTGGTGGACTGCTGCTGCTGGCTCTCATCACAGTGACACTCTACAAG CTTGGCTTCTTCAAACGTCAGTACAAAGAAATGCTGGATGACAAGCCTGAAGACACTGCTACATTCAGCAGGGATGCCCCAAATTTGCCTTTGTCCTAA
- the ITGAD gene encoding integrin alpha-D isoform X4, translated as MSAHFTAHLPTGCEHVSGPVPSGLDQPLQVVECPNQEMDIVFLIDGSGSIGQSDFKQMKDFVRAVMGQFEGTNTLFSLMQYSNLQDIHFTFAKFQTSSSPQSLVDPIVQMGGRTFTATGIQTVVKELFHSKNGARKSAKKILIVITDGQKYKDPLEYSDVIPQAEKAGIIRYAIGVGDAFQEPTAKQELNMIGSAPLQDHVFKVDNFAALGSIQKQLQEKIFAVEGTQSRTSSSFQYEMSQEGFSSVLTTDGPVLGAVGSFSWSGGAFVYSPNGSPTFINMSQENVDMRDSYLGYSTELALWKGVKSLVLGAPRHQHTGKVVIFTQVSGKWRPKAEVTGTQIGSYFGASLCSVDVDRDGSSDLVLIGAPHYFEPTRGGQVSVCPLPQGRARWQCEVILRGEQGHPWGRFGTALTMLGDVNGDKLTDVAIGAPGEQENQGAVYLFHGTSGLGISLSHSQRITGSQFSPRLQHFGQSLSGGQDLTLDGLVDLAVGAQGHALLLRTRPVLRVWVNIHVTPAEIARSVYECKEHTSSGQELGDANVCLRIYGSPKNRLGDLQSSVTFDLTLDPGRLNPRAIFKETSSRSLTRVRVLGLGRHCEDVKLLLPTCVEDSVTPLTLRLNFSLVGNPISAFGNLQPMLAMDAPRYYTASLPFEKNCGVDHVCQDDLGISFGFSGMKTLVVGSNLELNMEVKVWNDGEDSYGTTVTFSYPTGLSYRRVAGSQSQLQSRSLHLTCDSAPARGRDSWSTRCSIKHLIFREGAQITFVATFDVSPKAMLGDRLLLMANVSSENNTPRTSKTTFQLELPVKYAVYAVISSHEQSTKYLNFSASEEKGSSLAQHRYQVNNLGQRDLPVSISFLVPVELNQVTVWTGLKILHPQNPSIQCSAERMVPTESNFLTHIQKNRVLDCSIADCLRFRCDIPSFGVQEELDFILKGNLSFSWVSQTLQKKVSVVSVAEITFDRSVYSQLPGQEAFLRAQMEMVLEEYEVYDPIPLVVGSSVGGLLLLALITVTLYKLGFFKRQYKEMLDDKPEDTATFSRDAPNLPLS; from the exons ATGTCAGCCCATTTCACTGCACA CCTCCCCACAGGCTGTGAACATGTCTCTGGGCCTGTCCCTAGTGGCCTCGATCAACCGCTCCAGGTTGTTG agTGTCCAAATCAAGAGATGGATATTGTCTTCCTGATTGATGGCTCTGGCAGCATTGGCCAGAGTGACTTTAAGCAGATGAAGGACTTTGTCAGAGCTGTGATGGGCCAGTTTGAGGGGACCAACACCCTG TTCTCTCTGATGCAGTACTCAAACCTTCAGGACATCCACTTCACCTTCGCCAAATTCCAGACCAGCTCGAGCCCTCAGAGCCTGGTGGATCCCATCGTGCAAATGGGAGGACGGACGTTTACAGCCACGGGAATCCAGACAGTGGT GAAAGAACTATTTCATAGTAAGAACGGAGCCCGCAAAAGTGCCAAGAAGATCCTCATTGTTATCACAGATGGACAGAAATACAAAGACCCCCTGGAATACAGTGACGTCATCCCCCAGGCTGAGAAAGCTGGCATTATTCGCTATGCCATCGGG GTGGGTGATGCCTTCCAGGAGCCCACTGCCAAGCAAGAGCTGAACATGATTGGCTCAGCGCCCTTGCAGGACCACGTGTTCAAGGTGGACAACTTTGCAGCACTTGGCAGCATCCAGAAGCAGCTgcaggagaaaatctttgcagTTGAAG GAACCCAGTCGAGGACAAGTAGCTCTTTCCAGTATGAGATGTCACAAGAAGGCTTCAGTTCAGTACTCACAACG GATGGACCAGTtctgggggctgtggggagctTCAGCTGGTCTGGAGGTGCCTTTGTGTACTCCCCAAATGGGAGTCCCACGTTCATCAACATGTCTCAGGAGAATGTGGACATGAGGGACTCCTACCTGG GTTACTCCACTGAGCTGGCGCTTTGGAAGGGGGTGAAGAGCTTGGTCCTGGGGGCCCCCCGCCATCAGCACACCGGGAAGGTTGTCATCTTTACCCAGGTGTCCGGGAAATGGAGGCCGAAGGCTGAAGTCACAGGAACCCAG ATTGGCTCCTACTTTGGGGCCTCCCTCTGCTCCGTGGACGTGGACAGAGATGGCAGCTCTGACCTGGTCCTCATCGGGGCTCCCCATTACTTCGAGCCCACCCGGGGGGGCCAGGTGTCTGTGTGCCCCTTGCCCCAGGGG AGAGCTAGGTGGCAGTGTGAGGTCATTCTCCGTGGGGAGCAGGGCCACCCCTGGGGACGCTTCGGGACAGCCCTGACCATGCTGGGGGACGTGAATGGGGACAAGCTCACGGATGTGGCCATCGGGGCCCCGGGAGAACAGGAGAACCAGGGTGCTGTCTACCTGTTTCATGGGACCTCAGGACTGGGCATCAGCCTGTCCCACAGCCAG AGGATCACAGGATCCCAGTTCTCCCCCAGACTCCAGCATTTTGGACAGTCGCTGAGTGGGGGTCAAGATCTCACCCTGGACGGACTTGTGGACCTGGCCGTGGGGGCCCAGGGGCACGCACTGCTGCTCAG GACCAGACCTGTGCTGAGGGTGTGGGTGAACATCCATGTAACACCTGCAGAGATTGCTAGGTCTGTGTATGAGTGTAAGGAGCACACCTCCTCTGGCCAGGAACTGGGTGATGCCAATGTCTGCCTTCGCATTTATGGAAGTCCCAAGAACCGGCTGG GTGACCTCCAAAGCTCTGTGACCTTTGATTTGACCCTGGACCCTGGCCGCCTGAACCCCCGTGCCATTTTCAAGGAGACAAGCAGTCGGAGTCTCACTCGTGTCAGAGTTCTTGGGCTGGGACGGCACTGTGAGGATGTGAAGTTGCTCCTTCCG ACTTGTGTGGAAGACTCGGTGACCCCCCTCACCTTGCGTCTCAATTTCTCCCTGGTGGGCAACCCCATCTCTGCCTTTGGAAACCTCCAGCCTATGCTGGCTATGGATGCTCCCAGATACTACACAGCCTCT CTCCCCTTTGAGAAGAACTGTGGAGTTGACCACGTCTGCCAGGATGACCTGGGCATCTCCTTTGGTTTCTCAGG CATGAAGACCCTGGTGGTGGGAAGTAACCTAGAGCTGAACATGGAAGTGAAAGTATGGAATGATGGGGAGGACTCCTATGGAACCACAGTCACCTTCTCCTACCCAACGGGGCTGTCTTATCGACgtgtggcaggcagccag AGCCAGCTGCAGTCACGCTCCCTGCACCTGACCTGTGACAGCGCCCCAGCCAGAGGCCGGGACAGCTGGAGCACCCGCTGCAGCATCAAACACCTTATCTTCCGTGAGGGTGCTCAG ATCACCTTCGTGGCCACCTTTGATGTCTCCCCCAAGGCCATGCTGGGAGACCGGCTGCTTCTAATGGCCAATGTGAGCAG tGAGAATAACACCCCCAGGACCAGCAAGACCACCTTCCAGCTGGAGCTCCCAGTGAAGTATGCTGTCTACGCCGTGATCAGCAG CCATGAACAATCCACCAAGTACCTCAACTTCTCTGCCTCTGAGGAGAAGGGAAGCAGCCTGGCCCAGCACAGATACCAG GTGAACAACCTGGGACAGAGGGACCTGCCTGTCAGCATCAGCTTCTTGGTGCCTGTGGAGCTGAACCAGGTGACTGTGTGGACAGGGTTGAAGATCCTCCACCCCCAG AACCCATCTATTCAGTGCTCTGCAGAGAGAATGGTGCCCACAGAGTCCAACTTCCTGACCCACATTCAGAAGAATCGTGTGCTG GACTGTTCCATTGCTGACTGCCTGAGGTTCCGCTGTGACATCCCCTCCTTTGGCGTCCAGGAGGAGCTTGACTTCATCTTGAAGGGCAACCTCAGCTTCAGCTGGGTCAGCCAG ACATTGCAGAAGAAGGTATCGGTCGTGAGTGTGGCTGAAATCACGTTCGACAGATCTGTGTATTCCCAGCTTCCGGGACAGGAGGCGTTTTTGAGAGCTCAG ATGGAGATGGTGCTAGAAGAGTATGAGGTTTATGATCCCATCCCTCTCGTTGTGGGCAGCTCTGTTGGTGGACTGCTGCTGCTGGCTCTCATCACAGTGACACTCTACAAG CTTGGCTTCTTCAAACGTCAGTACAAAGAAATGCTGGATGACAAGCCTGAAGACACTGCTACATTCAGCAGGGATGCCCCAAATTTGCCTTTGTCCTAA